TCCGGAGAAGCAGACGGAGCGGCAGCAAGTAACGTACAGGGCGTATTGCCCGACGCCTCGTCAAGGCTGTCCGTTTGAGCCTATTGTGCCGTCGCTTCTTTGCCGTTCGCGCTTCCGTAGCGGTACCCGAGCAACATGAAGAATTGCAGGCCGAATATGAGGTTTGCCAACAACAAATGCGTAGGCTGTAGAACGGCGGGCATCGCAAGGTAGTAGAGAGCCGCGCCCGTCGCGATTTCGAAGAGAATGAGCGCGTTGGCCGCAATCGCGCAGACTTGAATAATTCCGTACTCGTTCGTCTCGCGAACGATCTTCATTGCAAGCGCGAAATTGACCGCGAAGACAACCATTGAAAATGTTCGATGGACGTAGAAGCCGAATCCCAGGGATTCGGCCCACAAGTAGCGCTTGTCTTCGCCAAACAACTCAACCGCCTTATCGATGGTCTCGCGGACTTGTGTGCCCATCACCACCTGCAACAGCGACAACCCCAGCACCACCAGCATCAGCGCTTGCAGGCCTGGACTGGGCGTGACCGTGCCGAAGTGGAATACCGAGCGCTGGGCACGCACGACCACGTAGAGCAGTATCGAAACGAGCAGCAGAGCGATGACCATATGCGCGGTGATTAGGAGCGGTGTCAGATTCGACTCGACGACCTTCGCCCCGAGCCATCCTTGAAAAGCCACGAGCAGAAACGAAACAAAACTCAATACGGTGACGGTTCGGTCGGTCTGCCAATACGAGTACGAGGACACGAGCGTGAGAAAGATGAGAATGCCTATGGTCACGCCGATGAGCCTGTTAATGTATTCCGTCCATGTCTTCACGACGTTGAACGTTGTGTCCGCGTAGCCGCGCTCGGCGTAGATCTCCTGGTAGTTGGCGGGCAACTGCGATTCGTCTGTGGGCGGTATCCACTGTCCAAAACACGTGGGCCAGTCGGGACATCCCATACCGGCGCCCGAGGCGCGCACGATACCCCCGACGGCGATTAGAAAGTAGACCGCCACCACCGTCGTCAGCCCAACGATCCGAAATGCGCGCGGAGTGAAGAACGACTGAATCATGGCCGGCCCTTTCTACTGCTTGGGCT
The sequence above is a segment of the Candidatus Hydrogenedentota bacterium genome. Coding sequences within it:
- a CDS encoding COX15/CtaA family protein; this encodes MIQSFFTPRAFRIVGLTTVVAVYFLIAVGGIVRASGAGMGCPDWPTCFGQWIPPTDESQLPANYQEIYAERGYADTTFNVVKTWTEYINRLIGVTIGILIFLTLVSSYSYWQTDRTVTVLSFVSFLLVAFQGWLGAKVVESNLTPLLITAHMVIALLLVSILLYVVVRAQRSVFHFGTVTPSPGLQALMLVVLGLSLLQVVMGTQVRETIDKAVELFGEDKRYLWAESLGFGFYVHRTFSMVVFAVNFALAMKIVRETNEYGIIQVCAIAANALILFEIATGAALYYLAMPAVLQPTHLLLANLIFGLQFFMLLGYRYGSANGKEATAQ